A window of the Salvelinus fontinalis isolate EN_2023a chromosome 14, ASM2944872v1, whole genome shotgun sequence genome harbors these coding sequences:
- the LOC129810588 gene encoding retinal Mueller cells isomerohydrolase-like — protein sequence MVSRIEHPAGGYKKIFETCEELNEPIPAVVVGVIPEWLSGSLLRLGPGLFEVGAEPFYHLFDGQALMHKFDLKNGHVTYYRKFVKTDAYVRAMTEKRVVITEFGTAAYPDPCKNIFSRFFTYFKGIEVTDNCLVNVYPVGEDFYACTETNYITKVDPDTLETLKRVDLCDYLSVNGVTAHPHIESDGTVYNIGNCFGKNMSLAYNIVKIPPTPKDKSDPIAKSKVLVQLPSSERFKPSYVHSFGMTENYFVFVETPVKINLLKFLTAWSIWGTNYMDCFESNETMGTWFHLATKDPAEYIEHKFRTSAFNLFHHINSYEDDGFIVVDLCTWKGHEFVYNYLYLANLRENWEEVKKAAMRAPQPEVRRYVLPMDVHKEEQGKNMISLPYTTATAVMRSDGTIWLEPEVLFSGPRQAFEFPQINYSKFSGKNYSYAYGLGLNHFIPDRICKLNVKTKDTWVWQEPDSYPSEPIFVQTPDSVEEDDGVLLSIVVNPGADQRPGYLLILNARDLTEIARAEVEVIIPVTFHGMYKP from the exons ATGGTTAGTCG AATTGAGCATCCGGCTGGTGGCTACAAGAAAATCTTTGAGACATGTGAAGAGTTGAATGAGCCTATTCCTGCTGTGGTTGTAG GTGTGATCCCAGAATGGCTGAGCGGCAGTCTGTTGCGTCTTGGACCCGGCCTGTTTGAGGTGGGGGCTGAGCCTTTCTACCACCTCTTTGATGGCCAGGCCCTCATGCACAAGTTTGACCTAAAGAACGGCCATGTGACATACTATCGGAA ATTTGTCAAAACAGATGCCTATGTACGAGCCATGACAGAGAAAAGAGTGGTCATCACTGAGTTTGGAACAGCAGCCTACCCAGATCCTTGCAAAAATATCTTCTCAAG GTTTTTCACCTACTTCAAAGGGATTGAGGTGACAGATAATTGCTTAGTGAACGTGTACCCTGTTGGTGAGGATTTCTATGCCTGCACAGAAACCAACTACATCACCAAAGTGGACCCAGACACACTGGAGACTCTGAAAAGG GTGGACCTGTGTGACTACCTCTCGGTCAATGGAGTGACAGCTCATCCACACATTGAAAGTGACGGAACAGTGTACAACATTGGGAACTGTTTTGGGAAGAatatgtcactggcctacaacATTGTCAAAATTCCTCCCACACCGAAAG ACAAGTCAGATCCCATTGCAAAGTCCAAGGTTCTTGTGCAGCTCCCCAGCAGTGAGAGATTCAAACCCTCCTATGTTCACAG CTTTGGAATGACAGAAAACTACTTTGTCTTCGTTGAGACTCCAGTGAAGATAAACCTTCTAAAATTCTTGACCGCTTGGAGCATCTGGGGCACAAATTACATGGATTGTTTTGAGTCAAACGAAACCATGGGT ACATGGTTCCATCTGGCTACAAAGGACCCAGCTGAATACATAGAGCATAAATTCAGGACTTCTGCCTTCAATCTCTTCCATCACATCAACAGCTATGAGGACGATGGCTTCATCGTTGTTGACCTGTGTACTTGGAAAGG TCATGAGTTTGTCTACAACTACTTATATCTGGCCAACCTGCGGGAGAACTGGGAGGAAGTGAAGAAAGCTGCTATGAGGGCACCTCAGCCAGAGGTCCGGCGATACGTTCTGCCCATGGACGTCCACAAG GAGGAACAGGGGAAGAATATGATATCCCTTCCGTACACCACAGCCACTGCAGTGATGCGCAGCGATGGAACCATCTGGCTGGAGCCCGAGGTTCTGTTTTCTGGACCACGACAAG CTTTCGAGTTCCCTCAGATCAACTACAGTAAGTTCTCTGGGAAGAACTACAGCTATGCCTATGGACTGGGCCTGAACCACTTCATCCCTGACAGG ATCTGCAAACTGAACGTGAAGACTAAGGATACGTGGGTGTGGCAGGAGCCAGACTCTTACCCCTCAGAGCCCATCTTTGTGCAGACCCCAGATTCAGTGGAGGAAGATGACG GGGTGTTGTTGAGCATCGTGGTGAACCCTGGAGCAGACCAGAGGCCAGGGTACCTCCTCATCCTCAATGCCAGAGACCTGACAGAGATCGCACGGGCTGAGGTGGAGGTCATCATCCCTGTCACCTTCCATGGAATGTACAAGCCTTAG